ATATGGAAAGGTTTGTTCTTCCTGCCGACGTGCGCGTGCGTGGACTACTGGGCGGACGCGCTGCCGGCGCTGCTGCCCGACATCAAGATGTTCGCCATCCACGGCAAGATGAAGCAGAAGAGGAACAAAATACTGGACACTTTCAGAGCCACGGAGAATGCTATTTTGTTGTGCACAGATTTGATGGCGAGGTCAGTATTGCTATCTTCATAAGATACCAATTAGCAATGGAGTGCTGCAGTATTGTAATGGATATGTAGGACATTTGTATTGTTAGGTGAGGTCAACCGGTCTATCTACATGATGATGTCTATctgtatactcgtatatgagCGAAAGGGCACTCGttacgaaatatcgaaaactgcttgacgtaaAAAGTAGAAGTTTAGCACGTCTTTTACACGTCACGTTTAGACGTCTGTTAAGAACgtattttgcgagagggccggaggtaaggaggtctaagggcggatgcaTGTATCCTGGTGGATAATTCAAAACATAGCCGCTATATTATTTTCATCGCATTTTCCTATAAGCAAACagctaaatttatttttttaacaaaattacaattatcgtcattttaccgAAAGCATTAGCACAGTAGTACTCGTAGCAAGTAGAAACGTTATCAGACCGACAAACCGTTAttgaagggcgtaggtttgaatcagCTCCAGGAAAAGCATGgctaacttttcatttatgtgcattctaataaattaaatatcacatactttatacagtaaaggaaaaacatcaggAGGCTGGAGGCCATGCAGGTCTCTTCatgataatgaattttattagtTCTCTATGTCTGCTGCTTGCGTTGTGTGTCTGCTTGTCCACATTGGTCCTGTGTGGTCTAACCCCCTAGCCTTATCCTTATATGTGCCACTCTGCAGGGGGCTGGACATCCCCGCCGTGGAGTGGGTGCTGCAGTGGGAGCCGCCCAGCAGCCCCGCCGCGCTGGTGCACCGCGCCGGCCGCTCCGCGCGGGGCGGCGCCGCGGGCTGCTCGCTGCTGCCGCTGCTGCCGTCGGAGGAGGCCTACGTGCCCTTCATCCGCGCCAACCAGCAGGTGGAGCTGAAGGACTGGACCGACTCCGGGGATAAGCTCACCATCACAGACAAACTGAGGAACAAGgtaacaatttcaattttaagttattaGAGTCTATTTATTAATTCTGTGGAAACAAAAACGTCATTTTTGTTTCCATTACCAGTGTTACCATACAGAAAACTTCTGACGAATTCaactaaaattaaacttattctTTGGATTctaaagatgaaatttataCAGGCTCGACTGGTGCCAAAAGGGTTGGCTTTGTTtgtgcgcaaaggatcagcctggctgtccagcgcggaaatgcagccagcattcttgccaccattccacgtgggcatgatttgtatagttaggtATTAGGTTAAGTTAGCCTAAGTtaggaaaattttcaggtacaagcaggtttcctcacgatgttttcccatcacagttcgagacacgtgatatttaatttcttaaaatgcacttaattgAAAagtggaagtgcatgccccggaccagattcggaatcggaggcagaggtcatatccaccgggctatcacggctcacggaaCGATAACCACATTCTCTTAAACTATTTTCTCCAGGTACTATCAATCCTCCACGAACAGCAAAAAAAGGACAGAGCCGTCCTGGACAAAGGGCAGCGCGCGTTCGTGTCGCACGTGCGCGCCTACTCCAAGCACGAGTGCAGCCTGCTGCTGCGCCTGGCCGAGCTGCCGCTGGGCCACGTCGCCACCAGCTACGGCCTGCTCAAGCTGCCGCGCATGCCCGAGCTGCGCGACGAGCACCGGCGCCAGTTCGCGCCGCCCGCCGGCGCCGTCGACCTCGACGGCATCTCCTACAGAGACAAGCAGAAGGAGGCGCGGCGGCTGCAGCACTTGGAGGAATACCAGAACACGGGGGTGTGGCCTTccaagaagaaaaagaaaatggtGAGAGAattgatattttcataataaatttatttgctGAGGACACATAAATTACCAATTGGCTATTTCTGGTGTACAACATTTTAGAGAAAACAAATGAAATGaagttaaaaattcattcattcatcaattCAAAGGAGTTTAAATTGGTCAACAAAGCTGCTCTTAGAATGTATGaggaaataatttttcatcacAATTCTTATCTTGAAATTAACGTTATTTCAATAATGCTATTCAGGGTAAAGCAAACTTCCTACAAAATAAGTAAAGAAAGTATACTCAGCCATAATGTTACACAAATGTAATTCTAAACCGCTGCGTCACTTCACTTCAAATAAGGTTGTTACCGTTTGGTACATATACCTCGGTGAACAAAATCGccaaaaataacaatttcacTCACTCCATCGCAGACCAAAACACAACCGTGGGAGCAGGCGAAACAGAACAAATTAGACAAACAAGACAGAAGGAAGAAGCGGAAAGAGTTGAAGAAGAAGAACTTGGAAGCGGGCAAAGGCAAGAAGAGACGAGCCGTGACGCAGGCGGAGCTGGCCGAGCTGGCGGCCGACGTGGCGCTCCTCAAGAAGCTCAAGAGGCGCAAGATATCGCACGACCAGTTCGACCGCGCCTTCGATGTCGatcaataaatctatactaataaaatctaaatgttttttttttcaattttaattaacagCATTTCCCTATTGCATAGATACATATTGAAAGTATGTAGTAAGTCATGTTCATCAATCGTATCCTGTGGTTAATAAAAATTGACTATCGATGAATAAGTCCATGGTTCGA
Above is a window of Bicyclus anynana chromosome 8, ilBicAnyn1.1, whole genome shotgun sequence DNA encoding:
- the LOC112050721 gene encoding probable ATP-dependent RNA helicase DDX55 homolog — encoded protein: MVIKDWTKITPALSQPVLSCINKQGFESMTPIQAAVIPLILSCKDVVAEAVTGSGKTLAFVVPMLELLIKRAKEAPLRKDFVYAVVISPTRELALQTFKVIEQFLREPALSELSLSLLVGGRSIEADAESMQRGAQIAVCTPGRLQDLLAERKHLNLPGRVKDLEFLVLDEADRLLDLGFTATLNTILQYLPRQRRTGLFSATQTKQLQDLVRAGLRNPVLISVKEKASISTPISLENYYVIVEPQDKLLFLLNFIRNRKIWKGLFFLPTCACVDYWADALPALLPDIKMFAIHGKMKQKRNKILDTFRATENAILLCTDLMARGLDIPAVEWVLQWEPPSSPAALVHRAGRSARGGAAGCSLLPLLPSEEAYVPFIRANQQVELKDWTDSGDKLTITDKLRNKVLSILHEQQKKDRAVLDKGQRAFVSHVRAYSKHECSLLLRLAELPLGHVATSYGLLKLPRMPELRDEHRRQFAPPAGAVDLDGISYRDKQKEARRLQHLEEYQNTGVWPSKKKKKMTKTQPWEQAKQNKLDKQDRRKKRKELKKKNLEAGKGKKRRAVTQAELAELAADVALLKKLKRRKISHDQFDRAFDVDQ